The following proteins come from a genomic window of Campylobacter coli 76339:
- a CDS encoding ATP synthase C chain has product MKKIFFLFLALAATAFAAEANAPVEQEAINMWIKAFSVLAAGLGLGVAALGGAIGMGNTAAATIAGTARNPGLGPKLMTTMFIALAMIEAQVIYALVIALIALYANPFIVFA; this is encoded by the coding sequence ATGAAAAAAATATTTTTTCTATTTTTAGCTCTTGCAGCAACTGCTTTCGCAGCTGAAGCTAATGCACCTGTTGAACAAGAAGCTATAAATATGTGGATCAAAGCGTTTTCTGTTTTAGCAGCAGGCTTAGGACTTGGCGTGGCTGCATTAGGTGGTGCTATCGGTATGGGTAATACTGCAGCAGCTACTATAGCAGGAACAGCTAGAAACCCAGGACTTGGACCAAAATTAATGACGACAATGTTTATTGCATTGGCGATGATAGAAGCGCAAGTTATTTACGCTCTTGTAATTGCTCTTATAGCACTTTACGCAAATCCTTTTATAGTTTTTGCTTGA
- a CDS encoding Putative transmembrane transport protein translates to MNSKFSKIGFILAVAGSAVGLGNAWKFPTLVGQSGGSAFILLYVILTLGVGFVIFLAELSIGKISEKDPVNAYEKLAPSNKKAWSYAGFTMIGAILIVSFYTLVIGWILKYAYLSISGNLYPDLNTSSTEFGKLISSDFLSQFVCFTLIFMIVFYTVSKGVKNGIEKLNVWMMPALFILLILMLVYAMTKDGFMMAVEFLFVPDFSKISTSNVLEALGLAFFSLSLGVGTIITYSASLPERTNFITSTLNIIFINLLIGLLMGLVVFTFIFEFGFDASKEGPGLIFVSLATLFQKLGLIGHIFGAAFFISLIFAGITSAVSMIEPFAFYLINTFGMSRKKALILIGVIVYTLGILCILSSLDSTAFKIFGFSVFDLLDTLSSKIIMPLGGILAAVFVGFVIKKETLRILFAPYMKGIFFELWYIFLRFISPLAVIIVMISAFLK, encoded by the coding sequence TTGAATTCTAAATTTTCGAAAATAGGTTTTATTTTAGCAGTTGCCGGTTCAGCTGTAGGCTTAGGAAATGCTTGGAAATTTCCTACTTTAGTAGGGCAAAGTGGCGGTTCTGCTTTTATATTGCTTTATGTTATTTTAACTTTGGGTGTAGGTTTTGTTATTTTTTTAGCAGAGCTTAGTATAGGAAAGATCAGTGAAAAAGATCCTGTAAATGCTTATGAAAAGCTTGCCCCTTCAAACAAAAAGGCTTGGTCTTACGCAGGTTTTACTATGATAGGAGCGATTTTAATCGTTTCTTTTTATACTTTAGTGATCGGCTGGATACTCAAATACGCATATTTAAGCATAAGCGGGAATTTATATCCTGATCTTAATACAAGTTCTACTGAATTTGGAAAATTAATTTCAAGCGATTTTTTAAGTCAATTTGTATGTTTTACTTTGATTTTTATGATTGTTTTTTACACGGTGTCTAAGGGCGTAAAAAATGGTATTGAAAAATTAAATGTTTGGATGATGCCGGCTTTATTTATCTTGCTTATTTTAATGCTTGTTTATGCAATGACCAAAGATGGCTTTATGATGGCAGTTGAATTTCTTTTTGTGCCTGACTTTTCTAAGATCAGTACTTCTAATGTGCTTGAGGCTTTGGGACTTGCTTTCTTTAGCTTGTCTTTAGGGGTAGGGACTATCATCACTTATTCGGCGAGTTTGCCTGAGCGTACAAATTTTATCACCAGTACTTTAAATATTATTTTTATCAACCTTCTTATCGGTCTTTTAATGGGCTTAGTCGTTTTTACTTTTATCTTTGAATTTGGTTTTGATGCGAGTAAAGAGGGGCCAGGTTTGATTTTCGTTTCTTTAGCGACCTTGTTTCAAAAACTTGGACTTATAGGGCATATTTTTGGAGCGGCTTTTTTCATATCTTTGATTTTTGCAGGTATTACTTCAGCGGTTTCCATGATAGAGCCTTTTGCTTTTTACTTAATCAATACTTTTGGAATGAGCCGTAAAAAAGCTTTGATTTTAATAGGGGTTATAGTTTATACCTTAGGAATTTTATGTATTTTATCTTCTTTAGATTCGACTGCATTTAAAATTTTTGGTTTCAGTGTTTTTGATCTTTTGGACACTTTATCAAGTAAAATCATCATGCCTTTGGGTGGTATTTTGGCTGCTGTTTTTGTAGGTTTTGTAATCAAAAAAGAAACTTTAAGAATTTTATTTGCTCCATATATGAAAGGTATATTTTTTGAACTTTGGTATATCTTTTTAAGATTTATTTCGCCTTTGGCGGTTATCATTGTTATGATCAGTGCTTTTTTAAAGTAA
- a CDS encoding Putative transmembrane transport protein, with protein sequence MRTYFSKIGFILAVAGGAVGLGNAWKFPTLSAENGGFVFVLLYLFFTLSIGFSIFLAEVSMGRLSRSDLANAYYTLAKSHAKKWRYGGIFTLGGIFVLSFYLVIMGWVLKYALTSLYYLPKNLEQAGSDFSTLISADLTNSIIFFSLSFFMTLLIVSKGLIKGIERLNVIIMPSLFVMLIFMLFYCMSFQNGFKQAFSYLFYPDFSNFKLSSIAEALGLAFFTLCLGIGCIVTYSAALSKKVNFIKSSISIVLINLLISFIMGLIVFTFIFEFGADPNVQGAGVVFVSLMSLFNELGILGYVLAFSFFLALFFAGITSAVSMIEPLTFYVVNNYKISRIKALLFIGFIVYIFGICCILSLNTHFSSLFSIFGKDFFTILDKATSNILLPLGAIVSSIFVGFFVDKKRIYKIFSKFVNRKIFIIWLFFIRFVSPIAIICIMCYQIFVKIS encoded by the coding sequence ATGAGGACATATTTTTCAAAAATAGGTTTCATTTTAGCCGTTGCGGGCGGAGCTGTGGGTTTAGGAAATGCTTGGAAATTTCCAACCCTAAGCGCTGAAAATGGTGGCTTTGTTTTTGTTCTTTTGTATTTATTTTTTACTTTAAGTATAGGCTTTAGTATTTTTCTAGCCGAAGTGTCGATGGGGCGTTTAAGCAGAAGTGATTTAGCAAATGCTTACTACACTCTTGCCAAAAGCCATGCTAAAAAATGGCGTTATGGTGGAATTTTTACTTTGGGTGGAATTTTTGTTCTTTCTTTTTATTTAGTCATTATGGGTTGGGTTTTAAAATATGCCCTAACCAGTCTTTATTATTTGCCTAAAAATTTAGAGCAGGCAGGAAGTGATTTTTCTACTTTAATCAGTGCTGATTTAACTAATTCTATTATATTTTTTTCTTTGTCTTTTTTTATGACTTTATTGATTGTATCTAAGGGCTTGATAAAGGGTATTGAGAGATTAAATGTGATTATAATGCCAAGTCTTTTTGTTATGCTTATTTTTATGCTGTTTTATTGTATGAGTTTTCAAAATGGTTTTAAACAGGCATTTTCTTATCTTTTTTATCCTGATTTTTCAAATTTTAAATTAAGTTCTATCGCTGAAGCTTTGGGGCTTGCATTTTTTACATTATGTTTAGGTATAGGTTGTATAGTGACTTATTCTGCAGCTTTAAGTAAAAAGGTTAATTTTATCAAGAGTTCTATTTCTATAGTTTTAATCAACCTGCTTATCTCATTTATCATGGGGCTTATAGTTTTTACTTTTATATTTGAATTTGGTGCAGATCCAAATGTACAAGGCGCAGGGGTAGTTTTTGTATCGTTGATGAGTTTATTTAACGAGCTTGGAATTTTAGGTTATGTTTTAGCTTTTAGCTTTTTTTTAGCACTTTTTTTTGCAGGTATTACTTCTGCAGTTTCAATGATAGAACCTTTGACTTTTTACGTGGTCAATAATTACAAAATTTCTCGTATCAAGGCTTTATTGTTTATAGGCTTTATTGTTTATATATTTGGAATTTGTTGTATTTTATCTTTAAATACTCATTTTTCTAGTTTATTTAGTATTTTTGGAAAAGATTTTTTTACTATTTTAGATAAGGCGACCTCTAATATATTACTTCCTCTAGGGGCGATTGTAAGTTCTATATTTGTAGGTTTTTTTGTGGATAAAAAGCGAATTTATAAGATATTTTCCAAATTTGTAAATCGTAAAATATTTATAATTTGGTTATTTTTTATTCGTTTTGTATCACCTATAGCAATTATTTGCATAATGTGTTATCAAATTTTTGTTAAAATTTCTTAA
- a CDS encoding Pyruvate carboxyl transferase subunit B, with amino-acid sequence MAKKFIDVMDTSFRDGFQSVYGARVLMQDFFPAVEAAKEAGITHFEFGGGARFQSLYFYLNEDAFEMMDKFRSIVGKDANLQTLARGVNTVTLDTGSKELIDLHAKLFAKHGTTTIRNFDALNDVNNLKFSGECIKKYGLKHEITITLMDLPPNCQGAHDVPFYERILKEILAAEIPFDSICFKDASGTSNPNKIYETIKMARRNLPQDVHIRLHTHETAGVSIACYLAALEAGVDGIDLAAAPVSGGTSQPDILTMMHALKGKDYDLGGLEEEKILKYEAVLRDSLREYFLPPEATMVSPLIPFSPMPGGALTANTQMMRDNNILDKFPEVIHAMREVVEKGGFGTSVTPVSQFYFQQAFNNVMFGPWEKIAEGYGKMVLGYFGKTPVEPDAEVKKLAAKQLNLEPTTELAIDIADKDETKSIAYVKSLLEKEGIAVSEENIFIAAACKEKGIAYLKGEAKVNVRKNASMPKQISADENKFTVSVNGNKYHVEVSAGFDKDVNIKSVQKADTQENIMQNADSSEGVQAGISGNVFKIYINEGEEVKSGQVVMVLEAMKMEIEVNAPKDGIIEKICVKTGDSVSENDLVAIYKNN; translated from the coding sequence ATGGCTAAAAAATTTATAGATGTTATGGATACAAGTTTTAGAGATGGTTTTCAATCCGTTTATGGAGCTAGAGTCTTAATGCAAGATTTTTTTCCAGCAGTAGAAGCAGCCAAAGAAGCGGGAATAACTCATTTTGAATTTGGAGGTGGAGCAAGATTTCAAAGCCTTTATTTTTATCTTAATGAAGATGCTTTTGAAATGATGGACAAATTCCGTTCAATTGTGGGAAAAGATGCAAATTTGCAAACTTTAGCAAGAGGTGTAAATACTGTTACTTTGGATACAGGAAGCAAAGAACTTATTGATTTACATGCTAAACTTTTTGCTAAGCATGGTACTACAACAATTAGAAATTTTGATGCTTTAAATGATGTAAATAATCTTAAATTCAGCGGTGAATGTATTAAAAAATATGGTTTAAAACATGAAATCACAATTACCCTAATGGATTTGCCACCAAACTGTCAAGGTGCCCATGATGTACCATTTTATGAAAGAATATTAAAAGAAATTTTAGCTGCTGAAATTCCTTTTGATAGTATTTGTTTTAAAGATGCCAGCGGAACTTCAAATCCAAATAAAATTTACGAAACTATTAAAATGGCTAGAAGAAATTTACCACAAGATGTGCATATAAGACTTCATACGCACGAAACCGCGGGAGTAAGTATAGCTTGTTATTTGGCGGCTTTAGAAGCTGGTGTTGATGGTATAGATCTAGCAGCAGCTCCTGTAAGTGGAGGTACTTCACAACCTGATATTTTAACCATGATGCATGCTTTAAAAGGCAAGGATTATGATTTGGGTGGATTAGAAGAAGAAAAGATTTTAAAATATGAAGCGGTTTTAAGAGATTCTTTAAGAGAATATTTTTTACCACCTGAAGCTACAATGGTAAGTCCTTTGATTCCATTTTCTCCTATGCCAGGTGGAGCCTTAACTGCTAATACTCAAATGATGAGGGATAATAATATACTAGATAAATTCCCAGAAGTTATTCATGCTATGAGAGAAGTTGTAGAAAAAGGTGGTTTTGGAACTTCTGTAACTCCTGTTTCTCAATTTTATTTTCAACAAGCTTTTAATAATGTCATGTTTGGACCTTGGGAAAAAATTGCCGAAGGTTATGGAAAAATGGTATTAGGATATTTTGGTAAAACTCCTGTTGAGCCTGATGCTGAAGTTAAAAAGCTTGCAGCCAAGCAGTTAAATTTAGAACCTACTACAGAACTTGCTATCGATATAGCCGATAAAGATGAAACTAAAAGTATAGCTTATGTTAAAAGCTTACTTGAAAAAGAGGGCATAGCGGTAAGTGAAGAAAATATTTTCATCGCTGCAGCTTGCAAAGAAAAAGGTATAGCATACTTAAAAGGTGAAGCTAAGGTTAATGTACGCAAAAATGCTTCTATGCCAAAGCAAATCAGTGCCGATGAGAATAAATTTACGGTTTCAGTTAATGGAAATAAATATCATGTAGAAGTAAGTGCGGGCTTTGATAAGGATGTAAATATCAAAAGTGTTCAAAAAGCAGACACTCAAGAAAATATAATGCAAAATGCAGATTCAAGTGAAGGTGTACAAGCAGGGATTTCTGGTAATGTCTTTAAAATTTATATCAATGAAGGCGAAGAGGTAAAATCAGGTCAGGTGGTTATGGTTTTAGAGGCTATGAAAATGGAAATAGAGGTTAATGCGCCAAAAGATGGTATAATAGAAAAAATTTGCGTCAAAACGGGTGATAGCGTTAGCGAAAACGACTTGGTTGCAATATATAAAAATAATTGA
- a CDS encoding Phosphoenolpyruvate carboxykinase [ATP], producing MKKFENLGLENIKKVYHNLSFDELYEHEKKNEEGQCTDNGTFAVDTGIFTGRSPKDKYFVKQDPSSKYIAWGKVNQAITKELFDELLTKAKKELSNKEIYVQDVFCGASLKSRKAIRFVTEIAWQAHFVKNMFIRPNDKELDEFKADFIVYNACKCVNKDYEKNGLNSEVFVIFNIEENIAVIGGTWYGGEMKKGIFSMMNYWLPLENKLSMHCSANVGEKGDVALFFGLSGTGKTTLSTDPKRKLIGDDEHGWDDEGVFNFEGGCYAKTINLDPESEPEIYGAIKRNALLENVVLRSDKSVDYSDASKTENTRVSYPIEHIENHEPSLKAGHPKNIIFLSADAFGILPPVSKLSKEQAMYYFLSGYTAKVAGTERGITEPQATFSACFGEPFMPLHPTVYARLLGEKIDKHEVNVYLVNTGWSGGSYGVGKRMSIKATRACINAILDGSITQCEFENFDVFNLAIPKSLAGVESSLLNPINTWQDKDEFIATRNKLAKMFSDNFKRYEDVKEGVEYSQFGPKI from the coding sequence ATGAAGAAATTTGAAAATTTGGGTTTAGAAAATATAAAAAAAGTTTATCATAATTTAAGTTTTGATGAACTTTACGAACATGAGAAGAAAAATGAAGAAGGACAATGCACAGATAACGGAACTTTTGCTGTGGATACGGGAATTTTTACGGGAAGAAGTCCTAAAGATAAGTATTTTGTAAAGCAAGATCCTTCTAGCAAATACATAGCTTGGGGTAAGGTAAATCAAGCAATCACCAAAGAACTTTTTGACGAGCTTTTAACGAAAGCTAAAAAGGAATTGAGCAATAAAGAAATTTATGTGCAAGATGTTTTTTGTGGCGCTTCTTTGAAAAGTCGTAAGGCTATAAGATTTGTAACTGAAATCGCATGGCAAGCACATTTTGTAAAAAATATGTTTATTCGCCCTAATGATAAAGAGCTTGATGAATTTAAGGCTGATTTTATCGTTTATAATGCGTGCAAATGTGTCAATAAAGACTATGAAAAGAATGGTTTAAATTCTGAAGTGTTTGTGATTTTTAATATAGAAGAAAATATCGCAGTTATTGGCGGAACTTGGTATGGTGGCGAGATGAAAAAAGGAATTTTTTCAATGATGAATTATTGGCTACCGCTTGAAAATAAACTTTCTATGCATTGTAGTGCAAATGTTGGTGAAAAAGGCGATGTTGCACTTTTTTTTGGCCTGAGTGGCACTGGAAAAACAACTCTTTCTACGGATCCAAAAAGAAAGCTTATAGGCGATGACGAGCATGGATGGGACGATGAAGGAGTGTTTAACTTTGAGGGTGGATGTTATGCAAAAACTATCAATCTTGATCCTGAAAGCGAACCTGAAATTTATGGAGCGATTAAGAGAAATGCACTTTTAGAAAATGTGGTTTTAAGAAGTGATAAGAGCGTAGATTATAGTGATGCTTCAAAGACTGAAAATACTAGGGTTTCTTATCCTATAGAACATATAGAAAATCATGAACCAAGTTTAAAAGCAGGACATCCAAAAAATATTATTTTTCTAAGTGCAGATGCTTTTGGAATTTTGCCTCCTGTAAGCAAGCTTAGCAAAGAGCAGGCTATGTATTATTTTCTAAGTGGTTATACAGCAAAAGTAGCTGGAACAGAAAGAGGGATTACAGAGCCTCAAGCTACTTTTTCAGCTTGCTTTGGTGAGCCTTTTATGCCTTTGCATCCAACAGTTTATGCAAGATTGCTTGGAGAAAAAATCGACAAGCATGAAGTAAATGTTTATCTTGTAAATACGGGCTGGAGCGGCGGAAGCTATGGTGTAGGTAAAAGAATGAGTATAAAAGCTACTAGAGCTTGCATTAATGCTATTTTAGATGGAAGTATTACACAATGTGAATTTGAAAATTTTGATGTATTTAATTTAGCTATTCCTAAATCTTTAGCAGGTGTAGAAAGCTCTCTTTTAAATCCTATCAACACTTGGCAAGATAAGGATGAATTTATCGCTACTAGAAATAAA